From a single Ailuropoda melanoleuca isolate Jingjing chromosome 12, ASM200744v2, whole genome shotgun sequence genomic region:
- the LDHD gene encoding probable D-lactate dehydrogenase, mitochondrial isoform X4, protein MASLLRAAGTWGLFPWRGYCSRGMQCVSSLQGELGKGFVEALKAVVGSPHVSTAAADREQHGHDESIHRCQPPGAVVWPQNVEQVSRLAALCYSQGVPIIPFGTGTGLEGGVCAVQGGVCVNLTHMDRILKLNPEDFSVVVEPGVTRKVLNTYLRDSGLWFPVDPGADASLCGMVATAASGTNAVRYGTMRDNVLNLEVVLPGGRLLHTAGLGRHFRKSAAGYNLTGLFVGSEGTLGLITAATLRLHPAPEAMVAATCAFPSVQAAVDTTVHILQAAVPVARIEFLDEVMMDACNRHSQLNCSVAPTLFLEFHGSERALAEQIERAEEITQHNGGSHFCWAKEAEERSRLWAARHNAWYAALALRPGCKGYSTDVCVPISRLPEILVQTKEDLKASGLTGTIVGHVGDGNFHCILLVDPEDPEELDRVKAFGKQLGRSFLKSSVTTTRQVMASGLHDVWESQ, encoded by the exons ATGGCCAGTCTGCTCCGGGCTGCTGGGACCTGGGGGCTGTTCCCCTGGAGGGGATACTGCTCCAGGGGGATGCAG TGTGTTTCTTCTTTGCAGGGGGAGCTCGGCAAAGGCTTTGTGGAGGCTCTGAAGGCAGTTGTGGGGAGCCCCCACGTGTCCACTGCTGCTGCAGACCGCGAGCAGCACGGGCATGATGAGTCCATTCACAG GTGCCAACCTCCAGGGGCCGTGGTGTGGCCCCAGAATGTGGAACAGGTCAGCCGGCTGGCAGCCCTGTGCTACAGCCAAGGAGTCCCCATCATCCCATTTGGCACTGGCACTGGGCTCGAGGGTGGAGTCTGCGCTGTGCAG GGCGGTGTCTGCGTCAACCTGACCCACATGGACCGAATCCTGAAGCTGAATCCAGAGGACTTCTCTGTGGTGGTGGAGCCAGGCGTCACCCGCAAAGTTCTCAACACCTACCTGCGGGACAGTGGCCTCTGGTTTCCTGTGG ACCCAGGTGCGGATGCCTCTCTCTGTGGCATGGTGGCCACTGCGGCCTCCGGCACCAACGCTGTGCGCTACGGCACCATGCGGGACAACGTGCTCAACCTGGAGGTGGTGCTGCCTGGCGGCCGGCTGCTTCACACCGCAGGCCTCGGCCGCCACTTCCG GAAGAGCGCAGCTGGCTACAACCTCACAGGGCTCTTTGTGGGCTCTGAGGGAACACTGGGACTCATCACAGCTGCCACCCTGCGCTTGCACCCTGCCCCTGAGGCCATGGTGGCCGCCACCTGTGCATTTCCCAGTGTCCAGGCGGCCGTGGACACCACTGTTCACATCCTCCAGGCTGCAGTGCCCGTGGCCCGCATTG AGTTTCTGGATGAAGTCATGATGGATGCCTGTAACAGGCACAGCCAACTGAACTGCTCCGTGGCGCCCACACTCTTCCTTGAGTTCCATGGTTCTGAGCGGGCACTGGCCGAGCAGATAGAGCGGGCAg AGGAGATCACCCAGCACAATGGAGGCTCCCACTTCTGCTGGGCCAAGGAGGCTGAGGAGCGCAGCCGGCTCTGGGCGGCGCGGCACAACGCCTGGTACGCTGCTCTGGCCCTGCGGCCGGGCTGCAAG GGCTATTCCACTGACGTGTGCGTGCCCATCTCCCGGCTGCCGGAGATCCTGGTGCAGACCAAGGAGGACCTGAAGGCCTCGGGACTCACAG GAACCATTGTTGGACATGTGGGCGATGGCAATTTCCACTGCATCTTGCTGGTGGACCCAGAGGACCCCGAGGAGCTCGACAGGGTCAAGGCCTTTGGAAAACAGCTGGGCAG ATCTTTCCTGAAGAGTTCTGTCACAACCACTCGGCAGGTGATGGCCAGTGGACTCCATGATGTTTGGGAGAGTCAGTAA
- the LDHD gene encoding probable D-lactate dehydrogenase, mitochondrial isoform X3: MASLLRAAGTWGLFPWRGYCSRGMQCVSSLQGELGKGFVEALKAVVGSPHVSTAAADREQHGHDESIHRCQPPGAVVWPQNVEQVSRLAALCYSQGVPIIPFGTGTGLEGGVCAVQGGVCVNLTHMDRILKLNPEDFSVVVEPGVTRKVLNTYLRDSGLWFPVDPGADASLCGMVATAASGTNAVRYGTMRDNVLNLEVVLPGGRLLHTAGLGRHFRKSAAGYNLTGLFVGSEGTLGLITAATLRLHPAPEAMVAATCAFPSVQAAVDTTVHILQAAVPVARIEFLDEVMMDACNRHSQLNCSVAPTLFLEFHGSERALAEQIERAEEITQHNGGSHFCWAKEAEERSRLWAARHNAWYAALALRPGCKGYSTDVCVPISRLPEILVQTKEDLKASGLTGTIVGHVGDGNFHCILLVDPEDPEELDRVKAFGKQLGSLHWLQDLLPPQIFPEEFCHNHSAGDGQWTP, from the exons ATGGCCAGTCTGCTCCGGGCTGCTGGGACCTGGGGGCTGTTCCCCTGGAGGGGATACTGCTCCAGGGGGATGCAG TGTGTTTCTTCTTTGCAGGGGGAGCTCGGCAAAGGCTTTGTGGAGGCTCTGAAGGCAGTTGTGGGGAGCCCCCACGTGTCCACTGCTGCTGCAGACCGCGAGCAGCACGGGCATGATGAGTCCATTCACAG GTGCCAACCTCCAGGGGCCGTGGTGTGGCCCCAGAATGTGGAACAGGTCAGCCGGCTGGCAGCCCTGTGCTACAGCCAAGGAGTCCCCATCATCCCATTTGGCACTGGCACTGGGCTCGAGGGTGGAGTCTGCGCTGTGCAG GGCGGTGTCTGCGTCAACCTGACCCACATGGACCGAATCCTGAAGCTGAATCCAGAGGACTTCTCTGTGGTGGTGGAGCCAGGCGTCACCCGCAAAGTTCTCAACACCTACCTGCGGGACAGTGGCCTCTGGTTTCCTGTGG ACCCAGGTGCGGATGCCTCTCTCTGTGGCATGGTGGCCACTGCGGCCTCCGGCACCAACGCTGTGCGCTACGGCACCATGCGGGACAACGTGCTCAACCTGGAGGTGGTGCTGCCTGGCGGCCGGCTGCTTCACACCGCAGGCCTCGGCCGCCACTTCCG GAAGAGCGCAGCTGGCTACAACCTCACAGGGCTCTTTGTGGGCTCTGAGGGAACACTGGGACTCATCACAGCTGCCACCCTGCGCTTGCACCCTGCCCCTGAGGCCATGGTGGCCGCCACCTGTGCATTTCCCAGTGTCCAGGCGGCCGTGGACACCACTGTTCACATCCTCCAGGCTGCAGTGCCCGTGGCCCGCATTG AGTTTCTGGATGAAGTCATGATGGATGCCTGTAACAGGCACAGCCAACTGAACTGCTCCGTGGCGCCCACACTCTTCCTTGAGTTCCATGGTTCTGAGCGGGCACTGGCCGAGCAGATAGAGCGGGCAg AGGAGATCACCCAGCACAATGGAGGCTCCCACTTCTGCTGGGCCAAGGAGGCTGAGGAGCGCAGCCGGCTCTGGGCGGCGCGGCACAACGCCTGGTACGCTGCTCTGGCCCTGCGGCCGGGCTGCAAG GGCTATTCCACTGACGTGTGCGTGCCCATCTCCCGGCTGCCGGAGATCCTGGTGCAGACCAAGGAGGACCTGAAGGCCTCGGGACTCACAG GAACCATTGTTGGACATGTGGGCGATGGCAATTTCCACTGCATCTTGCTGGTGGACCCAGAGGACCCCGAGGAGCTCGACAGGGTCAAGGCCTTTGGAAAACAGCTGGGCAG CCTCCACTGGCTGCAAGATCTTTTGCCCCCGCAGATCTTTCCTGAAGAGTTCTGTCACAACCACTCGGCAGGTGATGGCCAGTGGACTCCATGA
- the LDHD gene encoding probable D-lactate dehydrogenase, mitochondrial isoform X1 — MASLLRAAGTWGLFPWRGYCSRGMQCVSSLQGELGKGFVEALKAVVGSPHVSTAAADREQHGHDESIHRCQPPGAVVWPQNVEQVSRLAALCYSQGVPIIPFGTGTGLEGGVCAVQGGVCVNLTHMDRILKLNPEDFSVVVEPGVTRKVLNTYLRDSGLWFPVDPGADASLCGMVATAASGTNAVRYGTMRDNVLNLEVVLPGGRLLHTAGLGRHFRKSAAGYNLTGLFVGSEGTLGLITAATLRLHPAPEAMVAATCAFPSVQAAVDTTVHILQAAVPVARIEFLDEVMMDACNRHSQLNCSVAPTLFLEFHGSERALAEQIERAEEITQHNGGSHFCWAKEAEERSRLWAARHNAWYAALALRPGCKGYSTDVCVPISRLPEILVQTKEDLKASGLTGTIVGHVGDGNFHCILLVDPEDPEELDRVKAFGKQLGRRALALHGTCTGEHGIGLGKQQLLQEEVGDVGMETMRQLKAMLDPRGLMNPGKVL; from the exons ATGGCCAGTCTGCTCCGGGCTGCTGGGACCTGGGGGCTGTTCCCCTGGAGGGGATACTGCTCCAGGGGGATGCAG TGTGTTTCTTCTTTGCAGGGGGAGCTCGGCAAAGGCTTTGTGGAGGCTCTGAAGGCAGTTGTGGGGAGCCCCCACGTGTCCACTGCTGCTGCAGACCGCGAGCAGCACGGGCATGATGAGTCCATTCACAG GTGCCAACCTCCAGGGGCCGTGGTGTGGCCCCAGAATGTGGAACAGGTCAGCCGGCTGGCAGCCCTGTGCTACAGCCAAGGAGTCCCCATCATCCCATTTGGCACTGGCACTGGGCTCGAGGGTGGAGTCTGCGCTGTGCAG GGCGGTGTCTGCGTCAACCTGACCCACATGGACCGAATCCTGAAGCTGAATCCAGAGGACTTCTCTGTGGTGGTGGAGCCAGGCGTCACCCGCAAAGTTCTCAACACCTACCTGCGGGACAGTGGCCTCTGGTTTCCTGTGG ACCCAGGTGCGGATGCCTCTCTCTGTGGCATGGTGGCCACTGCGGCCTCCGGCACCAACGCTGTGCGCTACGGCACCATGCGGGACAACGTGCTCAACCTGGAGGTGGTGCTGCCTGGCGGCCGGCTGCTTCACACCGCAGGCCTCGGCCGCCACTTCCG GAAGAGCGCAGCTGGCTACAACCTCACAGGGCTCTTTGTGGGCTCTGAGGGAACACTGGGACTCATCACAGCTGCCACCCTGCGCTTGCACCCTGCCCCTGAGGCCATGGTGGCCGCCACCTGTGCATTTCCCAGTGTCCAGGCGGCCGTGGACACCACTGTTCACATCCTCCAGGCTGCAGTGCCCGTGGCCCGCATTG AGTTTCTGGATGAAGTCATGATGGATGCCTGTAACAGGCACAGCCAACTGAACTGCTCCGTGGCGCCCACACTCTTCCTTGAGTTCCATGGTTCTGAGCGGGCACTGGCCGAGCAGATAGAGCGGGCAg AGGAGATCACCCAGCACAATGGAGGCTCCCACTTCTGCTGGGCCAAGGAGGCTGAGGAGCGCAGCCGGCTCTGGGCGGCGCGGCACAACGCCTGGTACGCTGCTCTGGCCCTGCGGCCGGGCTGCAAG GGCTATTCCACTGACGTGTGCGTGCCCATCTCCCGGCTGCCGGAGATCCTGGTGCAGACCAAGGAGGACCTGAAGGCCTCGGGACTCACAG GAACCATTGTTGGACATGTGGGCGATGGCAATTTCCACTGCATCTTGCTGGTGGACCCAGAGGACCCCGAGGAGCTCGACAGGGTCAAGGCCTTTGGAAAACAGCTGGGCAG GCGAGCACTGGCACTCCACGGAACGTGTACTGGGGAACATGGCATTGGGCTGGGCAAGCAGCAGCTGCTACAGGAGGAGGTGGGTGACGTGGGCATGGAGACCATGCGGCAGCTGAAGGCCATGCTGGATCCCCGAGGCCTCATGAACCCAGGCAAGGTGCTGTGA
- the LDHD gene encoding probable D-lactate dehydrogenase, mitochondrial isoform X2: MASLLRAAGTWGLFPWRGYCSRGMQGELGKGFVEALKAVVGSPHVSTAAADREQHGHDESIHRCQPPGAVVWPQNVEQVSRLAALCYSQGVPIIPFGTGTGLEGGVCAVQGGVCVNLTHMDRILKLNPEDFSVVVEPGVTRKVLNTYLRDSGLWFPVDPGADASLCGMVATAASGTNAVRYGTMRDNVLNLEVVLPGGRLLHTAGLGRHFRKSAAGYNLTGLFVGSEGTLGLITAATLRLHPAPEAMVAATCAFPSVQAAVDTTVHILQAAVPVARIEFLDEVMMDACNRHSQLNCSVAPTLFLEFHGSERALAEQIERAEEITQHNGGSHFCWAKEAEERSRLWAARHNAWYAALALRPGCKGYSTDVCVPISRLPEILVQTKEDLKASGLTGTIVGHVGDGNFHCILLVDPEDPEELDRVKAFGKQLGRRALALHGTCTGEHGIGLGKQQLLQEEVGDVGMETMRQLKAMLDPRGLMNPGKVL; the protein is encoded by the exons ATGGCCAGTCTGCTCCGGGCTGCTGGGACCTGGGGGCTGTTCCCCTGGAGGGGATACTGCTCCAGGGGGATGCAG GGGGAGCTCGGCAAAGGCTTTGTGGAGGCTCTGAAGGCAGTTGTGGGGAGCCCCCACGTGTCCACTGCTGCTGCAGACCGCGAGCAGCACGGGCATGATGAGTCCATTCACAG GTGCCAACCTCCAGGGGCCGTGGTGTGGCCCCAGAATGTGGAACAGGTCAGCCGGCTGGCAGCCCTGTGCTACAGCCAAGGAGTCCCCATCATCCCATTTGGCACTGGCACTGGGCTCGAGGGTGGAGTCTGCGCTGTGCAG GGCGGTGTCTGCGTCAACCTGACCCACATGGACCGAATCCTGAAGCTGAATCCAGAGGACTTCTCTGTGGTGGTGGAGCCAGGCGTCACCCGCAAAGTTCTCAACACCTACCTGCGGGACAGTGGCCTCTGGTTTCCTGTGG ACCCAGGTGCGGATGCCTCTCTCTGTGGCATGGTGGCCACTGCGGCCTCCGGCACCAACGCTGTGCGCTACGGCACCATGCGGGACAACGTGCTCAACCTGGAGGTGGTGCTGCCTGGCGGCCGGCTGCTTCACACCGCAGGCCTCGGCCGCCACTTCCG GAAGAGCGCAGCTGGCTACAACCTCACAGGGCTCTTTGTGGGCTCTGAGGGAACACTGGGACTCATCACAGCTGCCACCCTGCGCTTGCACCCTGCCCCTGAGGCCATGGTGGCCGCCACCTGTGCATTTCCCAGTGTCCAGGCGGCCGTGGACACCACTGTTCACATCCTCCAGGCTGCAGTGCCCGTGGCCCGCATTG AGTTTCTGGATGAAGTCATGATGGATGCCTGTAACAGGCACAGCCAACTGAACTGCTCCGTGGCGCCCACACTCTTCCTTGAGTTCCATGGTTCTGAGCGGGCACTGGCCGAGCAGATAGAGCGGGCAg AGGAGATCACCCAGCACAATGGAGGCTCCCACTTCTGCTGGGCCAAGGAGGCTGAGGAGCGCAGCCGGCTCTGGGCGGCGCGGCACAACGCCTGGTACGCTGCTCTGGCCCTGCGGCCGGGCTGCAAG GGCTATTCCACTGACGTGTGCGTGCCCATCTCCCGGCTGCCGGAGATCCTGGTGCAGACCAAGGAGGACCTGAAGGCCTCGGGACTCACAG GAACCATTGTTGGACATGTGGGCGATGGCAATTTCCACTGCATCTTGCTGGTGGACCCAGAGGACCCCGAGGAGCTCGACAGGGTCAAGGCCTTTGGAAAACAGCTGGGCAG GCGAGCACTGGCACTCCACGGAACGTGTACTGGGGAACATGGCATTGGGCTGGGCAAGCAGCAGCTGCTACAGGAGGAGGTGGGTGACGTGGGCATGGAGACCATGCGGCAGCTGAAGGCCATGCTGGATCCCCGAGGCCTCATGAACCCAGGCAAGGTGCTGTGA